In Luteibacter mycovicinus, a genomic segment contains:
- the ssb gene encoding single-stranded DNA-binding protein, giving the protein MARGINKVIIVGNLGADPETRYTGSGTAITSLRLATSEAWTDKQSGEKQERTEWHRVKLFGKLAEIAGEYLKKGRQVYIEGSLRTDKYTDKDGIERYSTDIIANEMQMLGGQGGGEGGGGFGGGQGGGARQQAPRSGGAGQSGGGNWGGGSGGGGQQRGGGNYGGGQSQRGGGDDYGQPRGGNAPPQRSAPPVNEGFDDDDIPF; this is encoded by the coding sequence ATGGCACGCGGTATCAACAAGGTCATCATTGTCGGCAACCTCGGCGCGGATCCCGAGACCCGTTACACCGGTAGCGGTACGGCCATCACCAGTCTGCGTCTAGCCACGTCGGAAGCCTGGACCGACAAGCAGTCGGGCGAAAAGCAGGAGCGCACCGAATGGCACCGTGTGAAGTTGTTCGGCAAGCTGGCCGAAATCGCCGGTGAGTATCTGAAGAAGGGGCGTCAGGTATATATCGAGGGTTCTCTTCGCACCGACAAGTACACCGATAAGGACGGCATCGAGCGCTACTCCACGGACATCATTGCCAACGAGATGCAGATGCTCGGCGGCCAGGGTGGCGGTGAAGGCGGTGGCGGTTTCGGCGGCGGCCAGGGCGGTGGCGCACGTCAGCAGGCGCCTCGCAGCGGCGGTGCCGGCCAGAGCGGCGGTGGCAACTGGGGTGGCGGTAGCGGTGGTGGCGGTCAGCAGCGTGGCGGCGGCAACTACGGTGGCGGTCAATCGCAGCGTGGTGGCGGCGACGACTACGGCCAGCCCCGTGGTGGCAACGCGCCTCCGCAGCGTTCCGCACCGCCGGTCAACGAAGGCTTCGACGACGACGACATCCCGTTCTGA
- a CDS encoding fimbrial protein: protein MTIRIASLTKGGMAALLMAVTPEGTRADDRLDFEVTGAVVASCGLADQRIRIDLGSVAYGDLGRVGAASPWRRAAFSGVDCVGATRAAVTLRARPYPPDPRLLQPEGTARGVAIEMRTGAGESIVPDGKTPVGFSWPGGSPQLAFEARYVRTGDLGAGDATATAVIEITWE, encoded by the coding sequence ATGACGATCAGGATCGCCTCCCTCACAAAGGGCGGTATGGCCGCGTTACTCATGGCCGTGACCCCGGAAGGGACGCGGGCGGACGACCGTCTCGATTTCGAGGTCACTGGAGCCGTGGTCGCTTCTTGCGGGCTCGCGGATCAACGGATCCGGATCGACCTCGGAAGCGTCGCCTACGGCGACCTGGGACGGGTTGGTGCGGCTAGCCCATGGCGTCGCGCAGCATTTTCCGGCGTCGACTGCGTCGGTGCGACGCGCGCTGCCGTGACACTGCGCGCTCGTCCGTATCCGCCCGATCCCCGGCTGCTCCAGCCTGAGGGTACGGCGCGTGGTGTCGCGATCGAGATGCGGACCGGAGCGGGGGAGTCGATCGTTCCCGATGGAAAGACGCCTGTCGGCTTCTCCTGGCCGGGTGGCTCCCCGCAGCTCGCCTTCGAGGCAAGGTACGTGAGGACAGGCGATCTTGGCGCCGGAGATGCGACGGCCACCGCGGTGATCGAGATCACCTGGGAATGA
- a CDS encoding Sbal_3080 family lipoprotein, with product MRYLPLTLVPLLAAGCTSVQVRPLDPALHVDHVCIRENPDVIVKDFLPVLREGFKRHGIATDVYSTIGADNCPYVLTYTALQSWDFALYLSHAELRLERDGRQVAFAEYHLKGKGGLSVAKWQSVKSKMDPVIDQLLK from the coding sequence ATGCGTTATCTGCCACTGACTTTAGTGCCGCTCCTTGCGGCTGGCTGCACATCCGTTCAGGTGAGGCCGCTCGATCCGGCATTGCACGTCGATCACGTGTGCATTCGTGAGAATCCGGACGTCATCGTCAAGGACTTCCTGCCAGTTTTACGCGAAGGCTTCAAACGTCACGGGATCGCCACGGACGTCTACTCGACGATCGGGGCAGACAACTGCCCGTACGTGCTCACATACACGGCGCTTCAGTCCTGGGACTTTGCTCTTTACTTGTCTCACGCCGAGTTGCGCCTGGAACGCGACGGCCGCCAGGTGGCTTTTGCGGAATATCATCTCAAGGGTAAGGGCGGGCTTTCCGTCGCCAAGTGGCAGAGCGTCAAGTCCAAGATGGATC